In the genome of Enterobacteriaceae endosymbiont of Donacia marginata, one region contains:
- the fabF gene encoding beta-ketoacyl-ACP synthase II gives MKRRRVVITGIGMISPIGNTIESNWYNLINGNSGIDIINHFNTDQYKTKIAGLIKNFKYKNHFFNRKKKNIDLFIQYGLIACHEAINNSGLILNKYDNPRFGIAIGSGLGGMNLIEKNTQILNKKGPKKITPFLMTSTLINMLTGNIAINYKLTGPSLTISTACSSGINNIGIAFKIISYNDADVMITGASEKAVTPLSLSGFSSMNALSRRNHQPQQASRPWDRDRDGFVLGDGAGILILEEYTHAKKRNANIFAELVGFGMSNDSYHITSPPINGKGAQLAMFNALRDANLNPENIKYINAHSTSTKIGDIAEVNAIKKIFKNNYYKLFVSSTKSITGHLLGAAGAIESIYSILSLKNQIVPPTINLDNPDKNLDLDFIPKISRDVKNMKYVLCNSFGFGGSNATLIFKKI, from the coding sequence TTGAAACGTAGGCGTGTAGTAATTACTGGTATTGGCATGATTTCCCCAATAGGAAATACAATAGAATCTAATTGGTATAATCTTATTAATGGTAATAGTGGTATTGATATAATTAATCATTTTAATACCGATCAATATAAAACTAAAATTGCTGGATTAATAAAAAATTTTAAATATAAAAATCATTTTTTTAATAGAAAAAAAAAAAATATTGATTTATTTATCCAATATGGATTAATAGCATGTCATGAAGCTATTAATAATTCTGGGTTAATACTTAATAAGTATGATAATCCTAGATTTGGAATTGCTATAGGTTCTGGATTAGGAGGAATGAATTTAATAGAAAAAAATACTCAAATTTTAAATAAAAAAGGTCCTAAAAAAATTACTCCATTTTTAATGACATCAACTCTTATAAATATGTTAACAGGAAATATTGCAATTAATTATAAATTAACAGGTCCTAGTTTGACTATTAGTACAGCTTGTAGTTCTGGGATAAATAATATTGGTATTGCTTTTAAAATTATATCTTATAATGATGCTGATGTTATGATAACTGGGGCATCAGAAAAAGCTGTAACTCCTTTAAGCTTAAGTGGGTTTTCTTCAATGAATGCTTTATCAAGAAGAAATCATCAACCACAACAAGCAAGTAGGCCTTGGGATAGAGATAGAGATGGATTTGTTCTAGGAGATGGAGCAGGTATTTTAATTTTAGAAGAATATACTCATGCTAAAAAAAGAAATGCGAATATTTTTGCAGAATTAGTAGGTTTTGGTATGAGTAATGATTCATATCATATAACTTCACCACCTATAAATGGTAAAGGGGCACAATTAGCAATGTTTAATGCATTAAGAGATGCAAATCTTAATCCTGAAAATATTAAGTATATAAATGCACATAGTACATCAACAAAAATAGGAGATATAGCAGAAGTAAATGCTATTAAAAAAATTTTTAAAAACAACTATTATAAATTATTTGTAAGTTCTACTAAATCAATTACCGGACATTTATTAGGTGCTGCTGGAGCAATTGAATCTATTTACTCTATTTTATCTTTAAAAAATCAAATAGTTCCTCCTACAATTAATTTAGATAATCCTGATAAAAATTTAGATTTAGATTTTATTCCTAAAATTTCACGAGATGTTAAAAATATGAAATATGTATTATGTAATTCTTTTGGTTTTGGTGGATCTAATGCTACATTAATTTTTAAAAAAATATAA
- the tmk gene encoding dTMP kinase, whose product MNKKKFIVIEGINGAGKTTICNYIIKLLKNFNIKNIIKTHEPGGTPIAEKLRKIIKFSQGEKISYKTELLLIYAARLQLLDNIIRKNININWILSDRYDLSTYAYQIGGRNINKKNILFLQNFIKNNIKPDIIIYLDVNPVIALQRINNKNYDRIEKESINFFSRVRKYYLRIAKKNKTIKIVDANNKLKNVKSSVKKIINKLILV is encoded by the coding sequence ATGAATAAAAAAAAATTTATTGTAATAGAAGGAATAAACGGTGCAGGAAAAACTACTATTTGTAATTATATAATAAAATTACTAAAAAATTTTAATATTAAAAATATTATTAAAACTCATGAACCTGGAGGTACTCCAATTGCAGAAAAATTAAGAAAGATTATTAAATTTTCTCAAGGAGAAAAAATCTCTTATAAAACAGAATTATTATTAATATATGCAGCTAGATTACAATTATTAGATAATATTATAAGAAAAAATATTAATATAAATTGGATTTTATCAGATAGATATGATTTATCTACATATGCCTACCAAATAGGTGGAAGAAATATAAATAAAAAAAACATCTTATTTTTACAAAATTTTATTAAAAATAATATAAAACCAGATATAATTATTTATTTAGATGTAAATCCAGTAATTGCTTTACAAAGAATAAATAATAAAAATTATGATAGAATTGAAAAAGAATCTATAAATTTTTTTTCTAGAGTAAGAAAATATTATTTAAGAATAGCAAAAAAAAATAAAACTATAAAAATAGTTGATGCCAATAATAAATTAAAAAATGTAAAATCATCAGTAAAAAAAATTATTAATAAATTAATATTAGTATAA
- a CDS encoding DNA polymerase III subunit delta' C-terminal domain-containing protein: MKKYPILPWYPWLNFFYKKIIYQFLNKKNYKAYIFCSLNELGTNNLIYALTKWIFCINKKKLYSCSKCQNCILIENHIHPDLHIIKNNKEKNSISIEIIRNLTEIIYQSSYKDMGKIIWFPYAKQLNISSSNALLKILEEPSNNIWFFIQCTHKNELLPTIYSRCQFWNIYPPNEKIGTLWLKKKIKNYKIFKKKSLKTALRLCNYSPIKAYQLLNNVIWKSRNTFYTILVSSLEEDIMKLLSILNSKNILLYLNWIYLILLDVIKIHLNIDKKFLYNLDHIYLIYKISNLIIVDKILLMVKKILFYNNLLIKINNINHELVLINLLLSLEEIYKSNNKY; this comes from the coding sequence ATGAAAAAATATCCCATATTACCATGGTATCCATGGTTAAATTTTTTTTATAAAAAAATAATTTATCAATTTTTAAATAAAAAAAATTACAAAGCTTATATTTTTTGTTCTTTAAATGAATTAGGGACAAATAATTTAATTTATGCTTTAACTAAATGGATTTTTTGTATTAATAAAAAAAAATTATATAGTTGTTCTAAATGTCAAAATTGTATTTTAATAGAGAATCATATTCATCCTGATTTACATATTATTAAAAATAATAAAGAAAAAAATAGTATTAGTATCGAAATAATTAGAAATCTTACTGAAATAATTTATCAATCATCTTATAAAGATATGGGTAAAATTATATGGTTTCCTTATGCTAAACAATTAAATATTTCATCTAGTAATGCTCTTCTAAAAATTTTAGAAGAACCTTCAAATAATATTTGGTTTTTTATACAATGTACTCATAAAAATGAATTATTACCGACAATATATAGTCGTTGTCAATTTTGGAATATATATCCTCCTAATGAAAAAATAGGTACATTATGGTTAAAAAAAAAAATAAAAAACTATAAAATTTTTAAAAAAAAATCATTAAAAACTGCATTACGTTTATGTAATTATTCTCCAATTAAAGCATATCAATTATTAAATAACGTAATATGGAAAAGTAGAAATACTTTTTATACTATTTTAGTATCTTCTTTAGAAGAAGATATAATGAAATTATTATCTATTTTAAATAGTAAAAATATTCTATTATATTTAAATTGGATTTATTTAATTTTATTAGATGTTATTAAAATACATTTAAATATAGATAAAAAATTTTTATACAATTTAGATCACATATACTTAATATATAAAATATCTAATTTAATTATAGTAGATAAAATTTTATTAATGGTAAAAAAAATATTATTTTATAATAATCTGTTAATAAAGATTAATAATATTAATCATGAATTAGTATTAATTAATTTATTATTATCTTTAGAAGAGATATATAAATCTAATAATAAGTATTAA
- the ptsG gene encoding PTS glucose transporter subunit IIBC translates to MFSNIFANMQKIGKSLMLPVSVLPIAGILLGIGSAHFYWLPNVISNIMEKTGSSVFANMPLIFSIGISLGFTKNNGVSALASVVSYGILTKTIEVMIPILLHNNYTQEIVIQKHLADTGVLGGIIAGSIAAYMFNRFHNIKLVDYLGFFSGSRFIPIISGLTSIFIGLLLSFIWIPIGKIIQSFSYWAAYQNPIVAFGIYGIIERTLLPFGLHHIWNVPFQMEIGSFMNIFTKQIYHGDIARYIAGDPSAGKLAGGFLFKMYGLPGAAIAIWQTSKKENKKKIGSLMFSAALTSFFTGITEPIEFSFMYAAPLLYIIHIILSGLSFPICILLGMRNGTSFSHGLIDFIILSGNGSKIWLFPIIGFIYIIIYYNVFKILIIKLDLRTPGREKIQNNIYKTNDISLNYGEKLVKAFGGKNNITNLDACITRLRITVINIKKVNEKELKLLGASAVIISGNGVQAIFGTKSDNLKTEMDNFIKKNNYE, encoded by the coding sequence ATGTTTAGTAATATATTCGCTAATATGCAAAAAATAGGTAAATCTTTAATGTTACCGGTATCTGTTTTACCTATAGCAGGGATATTATTAGGTATAGGGTCGGCTCATTTTTATTGGTTACCTAATGTTATTTCTAATATTATGGAAAAAACAGGTAGTTCTGTTTTTGCTAATATGCCATTAATTTTTTCTATTGGGATTTCTTTAGGATTTACTAAAAATAATGGTGTATCCGCATTAGCATCTGTCGTTTCTTATGGTATTTTAACAAAAACGATTGAAGTTATGATTCCTATTTTATTACATAATAATTATACACAAGAAATAGTTATTCAAAAACATCTTGCAGATACAGGAGTATTAGGTGGAATTATTGCTGGATCTATTGCTGCATATATGTTTAATCGTTTTCATAATATCAAATTAGTTGATTATCTTGGTTTTTTTTCTGGTAGTCGTTTTATCCCTATAATTTCCGGATTAACATCAATTTTTATTGGTTTATTATTATCTTTTATCTGGATTCCAATTGGAAAAATAATTCAATCTTTTTCATATTGGGCTGCTTATCAAAACCCTATTGTTGCATTTGGTATTTATGGAATAATAGAAAGAACTTTATTACCTTTTGGTTTACATCATATTTGGAATGTTCCATTCCAAATGGAAATAGGTTCATTTATGAATATATTTACTAAACAAATATATCATGGTGATATTGCAAGATATATTGCTGGAGATCCATCTGCAGGTAAATTAGCAGGAGGTTTTTTATTTAAAATGTATGGATTACCAGGTGCAGCTATTGCCATATGGCAAACATCAAAAAAAGAAAATAAAAAAAAAATCGGTAGTTTAATGTTTTCAGCTGCATTAACATCTTTTTTTACAGGAATTACAGAACCAATAGAATTTTCTTTTATGTATGCAGCACCATTATTATATATAATACATATTATTTTATCAGGATTATCTTTTCCTATTTGTATTTTACTTGGAATGAGAAATGGCACAAGTTTTTCTCATGGGTTAATTGATTTTATTATTTTAAGTGGTAATGGTTCTAAAATATGGTTATTTCCAATTATAGGTTTTATTTATATAATTATATATTATAATGTATTTAAAATACTAATTATTAAATTAGATTTACGCACTCCAGGACGTGAAAAAATACAAAATAATATATATAAAACAAATGATATATCATTAAATTATGGGGAAAAATTAGTTAAAGCTTTTGGGGGGAAAAATAATATTACTAATTTAGATGCATGTATTACTAGATTACGTATAACTGTGATAAATATAAAAAAAGTTAATGAAAAAGAATTAAAATTATTAGGAGCTTCTGCTGTTATTATTTCTGGTAATGGGGTTCAAGCAATATTTGGTACTAAATCAGATAATTTAAAAACAGAAATGGATAATTTTATAAAAAAAAATAATTATGAATAA
- a CDS encoding HIT domain-containing protein produces MNNKKNIFQQIISKKIITNIVYQDNLVTAFNDIKPQSPIHILIIPNIFIKTLNNIKSEHQLLLGRMLLVASKIAKKKKIDKSGYRVVINCNHHGCQTIFYLHMHLLGGRQGINIFF; encoded by the coding sequence ATGAATAATAAAAAAAACATATTTCAACAAATTATATCTAAAAAAATAATTACTAATATTGTTTATCAAGATAATTTAGTTACAGCTTTTAATGATATAAAACCACAAAGTCCAATACATATTTTAATTATACCTAATATTTTTATAAAAACACTTAATAATATTAAATCCGAACATCAGTTATTACTAGGAAGAATGTTATTAGTTGCTTCTAAAATAGCAAAAAAAAAAAAAATTGATAAATCTGGATATAGAGTTGTTATTAATTGTAATCATCATGGATGTCAAACAATATTTTATTTACATATGCATTTATTAGGTGGACGACAAGGTATAAATATTTTTTTTTAG
- the gap gene encoding type I glyceraldehyde-3-phosphate dehydrogenase, producing MSIRVAINGFGRIGRIFFRVAQKNPKIKIIAINDLLEINYMAYMIKYDSTHGNFKKKIKVDENNLIINKNIIHVFSESDPLKLKWHDLNIDVVIESTGIFLTKELAKKHIIAGAKKVIITAPPKDNSIPMFVKGVNFNNYSGENIISNASCTTNCLAPLAKIINDNYIIKNGLMTTIHAVTSTQKTVDGPSMKDWRGGRGAYQNIIPSSTGAAKAVGIVLPELNNKLTGISLRVPVANVSVVDFTVQILKKTTLPDICKVIKFASQNYMKEIIGYTEDDVVSSDFNGSTLISIFDKKASIAIDNNFFKLIAWYDNETGYSSKILDLILHIFK from the coding sequence ATGTCTATTAGAGTTGCTATTAATGGATTCGGCAGAATAGGACGTATTTTTTTCCGTGTTGCTCAAAAAAATCCTAAAATTAAAATTATAGCTATTAATGATTTATTAGAAATAAATTATATGGCATATATGATAAAATATGATTCAACACATGGTAATTTTAAGAAAAAGATTAAAGTTGATGAAAATAATTTAATTATAAATAAGAATATTATTCATGTATTTTCAGAATCAGATCCACTTAAATTAAAATGGCATGATTTAAATATTGATGTTGTTATTGAATCAACAGGAATTTTTTTAACAAAAGAATTAGCAAAAAAACATATTATAGCTGGTGCCAAAAAAGTTATTATTACAGCTCCTCCTAAAGATAATTCAATACCTATGTTTGTAAAAGGAGTTAATTTTAATAATTATAGTGGAGAAAATATCATTTCTAATGCTTCATGTACTACTAATTGTTTAGCCCCATTAGCTAAAATTATAAACGATAATTATATTATTAAAAATGGTCTTATGACAACTATTCATGCAGTAACATCTACTCAAAAAACAGTAGATGGTCCTTCTATGAAGGACTGGAGAGGAGGAAGAGGTGCATACCAAAATATTATCCCTTCAAGTACCGGTGCTGCAAAAGCAGTAGGAATTGTTTTACCAGAATTAAATAATAAATTAACAGGGATATCATTAAGAGTACCTGTTGCTAACGTTTCTGTTGTTGATTTTACTGTTCAAATTTTAAAAAAAACTACATTACCAGATATTTGTAAAGTTATTAAATTTGCATCTCAAAATTATATGAAAGAAATTATTGGTTATACAGAAGATGACGTAGTATCTAGTGATTTTAATGGCTCAACATTAATATCTATTTTTGATAAAAAAGCAAGTATAGCTATCGATAATAATTTTTTTAAATTAATTGCTTGGTATGATAATGAAACAGGATATTCTTCTAAAATATTAGATTTAATATTACATATTTTTAAATAA